GGCAGGATCGATCTGGCGAAAGCGCAAGCTGCAGGGCGCCGAGCATTCCGCTACCGCATAGGCAGGGACCTCAGACCGTGTGCGTAAATCGCAGGCACACGGTAGTGGACCCGCGGCCATAGCGACCGGCGCCATCGACCAAGCGAGGTGTTCCGGGCCAGGAACATTTTAGCCGGATCCTGACTTCCTAGTTCTGGACGACACGAAGGACTGCCATGGCGGTGAACAAGCCGGTGGGCAGCCGGACGCTAGGGAATGCCCTCATGCCGCGTTATTTTTTCAACGTCTACCACGACAGGGCCGAACTGGACGAGGAAGGGGAAGAACTGCCAGATGTGCAGGCCGCGTGGCGGGAAGCAACGGTAACCGCGGGGCAGATCATCCAGGACCTCGACGGCAGGCTGAAGCCTGGCAAGGACTGGCGGCTGGAGGTTACCGACGAATTCGCAAATCCGCTGTACGTCATTCACGTCAGCGCCGACCGAGCCAAGTGAACTCACCCAAGTAAGCTCACCCAAGTAAACTCACCCAAGTAAATCCGCTCAAGTGAATCCACTGAAGTGAATCCCTGGCTCGGACAGGCGCCGCAACGCTGTTGGCGCCGCGACCTGTCGACGGTCCGCCAGACGATGGTCGAGCTATTTGGGGCCCTGCAAAGCGGGTGATGACAACCAGCGGTCGATGGCGGCCGCAGACTCGGTTGAGACCGCCGTCTCCAACAGACGGTCGCGTTCATGCCCGGGCGGCAGGCTGGCGGCCTTTTCGCGGGCGCCAAGTGCAATTTGCCTGAGCCGCTCTTGAAGCGGCTGCGGCGGCCGGCTGCGATTGCGCTTTTTCGTCATGGCATATCTCCCTGTTGGCCTTGATCCTTGCATGTCGGGAGAGATGCCTCCTTAACCTTTGTTGGGAACCGGCATCGGTCAGCGCCGTTTCGTTCAAGTCACTTAAGTCGTTTAATTGGAGGAGACGCGAGCTTGGACCGGGATTTGGTTTTGGCGGCCTTGTTGCGGCGGCTCGATACCGTCTCGGGATTGAATGACGCGGACATTGCTGCAATGCGGACGCTTCCGATCGTCGTTCGCCAGTGGGAAGCCGGACGAGCCATTGTATCTGATGGCGACCGTTCGACGGATTGTTGTCTTGTTATCGAAGGGTTTTGCGTCCGCGCCAAAACGACCGCCGGTGGCCGGCGGCAGATTCTCTCGATCCATATTGCCGGGGAAATTCCCGACCTCCAGAACCTGCATCTGCACAGGATGGATCACGATCTCATCGCGGTGGTCCCGTCAACGCTCGGCTTTATCAGCCACACTTCGTTGCGCGCTCTGACGCGGGCCAAACCGAACATCGCCGAAGTGCTGTGGCGCGACACGCTGATCGATGCCGCGATATTTCGGGAATGGATCGTCAACGTCGGTCAGCGGCCGGCCGCGAGCCGGCTTGCTCATATCGTTGTTGAACTGCGCACGCGCCTTGCCGTCGTGGGCCGAGCAGCCGGTGACACGTTAGAAATGCCGCTGACGCAGGAGCAGATTGGCGAGGCGCTGGGCGTCACGTCGGTACATGCGAACCGTGTCATCAAGCAGCTGCGAGACGAGAATATCCTCGATATCAGCAAGGGGCGCGTGACGGTGCTTGACGAGGCGAAGCTTGCGGAATTGGCGCAGTTTGACGACCGCTATCTTCACCACGATCCGTCCCTGTAAGCGCGCCTGCCGGCGCAAGGCACCTGTGAGGTGAGCCGTGTCTTGTATCGGACCGATCAATGGCGATTTTGTTCATCGTCCGGGAACGATTCCCTATTGGGAAAATTATGCAATTTGTGTCCAAGGGATAGACACATCAAACTTCAAGCGGCTGCCGATTGCATTCCTGCTGCCAAGGTGCGTTGGCGGCCGCTGCTTTTGCTTGCGACCATCATGAAGGACTTTTCCAATGCGAGCTTCCCGCCCGAGGTGATCTCGGTGATGGAAGTGGCGCTTGACGCCGCGGTGGCTACACTTCCCGAGCCGGTGCATTCCGGTCACGTTCAAGCCATCGCCGAAGCGATCTTGCGCGCGGCCCATAGCGGAGAGCGCGACCCGATCGTCCTGCAAAGACTTGCACTGCTGGAATTGCAGCTCACCCGACGTGATCGTTGAACGCTTTGTGTCTGGCGCCATTGCCTGGAGGCAGGTAGGGCGCGGAATGGTGTCCGAGGCTTGCATGATCGTTGAATCCCGGGGCGCTCGGCGCGCCCGCTGCCCGTCTGCATTGGTGTCAAGCTCACGGTATTGCCTTTGCCGGCGGTCGGTTCCATACAGCTTCATATGACCGAACCGTTACTGGGGCGCAGCGTCAACCGGCTCGAAGACGAGCGGTTCGTGCGCGGACGCGGGTGCTACATCGCCGATCTCGTGGCGCCAAACGCGCTTCATGGCGTCGTCGTTCGCTCGCCGCACGCCCATGCGGGCATTGTCGCGATCAGCGTCGATGCGGCGCGCCAGATGCCCGGCGTCGCGGCCGTGCTCACCGGACAGGAATTGGCCGCCGACAATATCGGCCCGCTGCCGTGCGCGGTGACCAGTATCCCGATGACCACGCCGCTCGTGGTGCCACCCTGTCACGCGCTGGCGCGCGACGCCGTGCGCTATGTCGGCGAGCCGGTGGCGTTCGTGGTCGCGGAAAGCACTGAGGCCGCGCGCGATGCCGCCGAGGCCATCGTCGTCGACTATGCGCCGCTGCCGCCCGTGGTCTCGATCGCGGATGCCGTTCTGCCGGACGCCCCGTCGATCTGGCCGGAGGCGCGGGGCAATATCGCGTTCCAGTTCAACCGCGGCGAGGTCGGCCCGGTGGAAGCGGCGATCCGCGACGCCGCCCATGTCGTGGAATGCGAGCTCGTCAATAACCGCGTCGTCGCCGCTCCGCTGGAGACGCGCGGGGCGCTGGGGGAGTTCGATGCCGCGAGTGGCCGTCTGCACCTGACCGCCTCGGCCGCCGGCGCGCATGCGATCCGCGACCTGCTCGCCGACGGTGTGTTTCGTATCGGCAGGGAAAAACTTCGTGTCAGCATTCCCGACGTCGGCGGCGGCTTCGGAATGAAGAACGTTCTCTATCCGGAATGGGTGCTGGTGCTGTGGGCGGCGCGGCGCCTCGGCCGTCCGGTCACGTGGGTCGGGGA
This portion of the Bradyrhizobium sp. AZCC 2262 genome encodes:
- a CDS encoding DUF6894 family protein, encoding MAVNKPVGSRTLGNALMPRYFFNVYHDRAELDEEGEELPDVQAAWREATVTAGQIIQDLDGRLKPGKDWRLEVTDEFANPLYVIHVSADRAK
- a CDS encoding Crp/Fnr family transcriptional regulator encodes the protein MHVGRDASLTFVGNRHRSAPFRSSHLSRLIGGDASLDRDLVLAALLRRLDTVSGLNDADIAAMRTLPIVVRQWEAGRAIVSDGDRSTDCCLVIEGFCVRAKTTAGGRRQILSIHIAGEIPDLQNLHLHRMDHDLIAVVPSTLGFISHTSLRALTRAKPNIAEVLWRDTLIDAAIFREWIVNVGQRPAASRLAHIVVELRTRLAVVGRAAGDTLEMPLTQEQIGEALGVTSVHANRVIKQLRDENILDISKGRVTVLDEAKLAELAQFDDRYLHHDPSL